The Ruminococcus bovis genome includes a region encoding these proteins:
- the atpA gene encoding F0F1 ATP synthase subunit alpha, with translation MSAIRSDEIISILKSEIENFDFDNGEKETGTVISLGDGIARVYGIDAAMYGEIVVFENGAKGMVQDIRANEIGVILFDKDRGIHEGTKVSRTHKKAGIPVGDNFLGRVVNALGAPIDGKGEIKESDYRPIECAAPSIVQRKSVDTPMATGILSIDSMFPIGRGQRELIIGDRQTGKTSIATDAILNQKGNGVICIYVAIGQKASTVARIVNTLEKNGAMDYSIVLSATASEPAPVQYIAPYSGTSLAEYFMYQGKDVLIVYDDLSKHAVAYRAMSLLLERSPGREAYPGDVFYLHSRLLERSARLSDELGGGSITALPIIETQAGDVSAYIPTNVISITDGQIFLESDLFNSGMRPAVNVGLSVSRVGGAAQTKAMKKAAGSIRIDLAQYREMEVFTQFSSDLDPETKEQLQFGKGLMEMLKQPLCHPLSLSQQVISLVVAENKLMLDVDVKDIKPFQMNMLDYFATKHPEIGKEIEEKKVLSDELKDKILEVAKEYKSIS, from the coding sequence ATGAGCGCAATCAGATCAGATGAAATTATTTCAATACTAAAAAGTGAAATTGAAAATTTTGATTTTGATAATGGAGAGAAAGAAACCGGTACAGTTATCTCTCTAGGTGACGGTATTGCTCGTGTATACGGCATTGATGCTGCTATGTACGGTGAAATCGTTGTATTTGAAAATGGTGCAAAAGGTATGGTACAGGATATTCGTGCTAACGAAATCGGTGTTATCCTTTTTGACAAAGACCGTGGTATCCACGAAGGTACTAAGGTTTCAAGAACTCACAAAAAGGCCGGTATCCCTGTTGGTGATAACTTCCTTGGCAGAGTTGTAAATGCCCTAGGTGCTCCTATTGACGGTAAGGGTGAAATTAAAGAATCCGACTATCGTCCAATCGAATGTGCAGCACCTTCAATTGTACAGAGAAAATCAGTTGACACACCTATGGCAACAGGTATCCTATCAATCGACTCAATGTTCCCTATCGGTAGAGGTCAGCGTGAACTTATTATCGGTGATAGACAGACAGGTAAAACTTCTATTGCTACTGATGCTATCCTTAACCAAAAGGGCAACGGCGTAATTTGTATTTACGTTGCAATCGGTCAGAAGGCATCAACAGTTGCCAGAATTGTTAATACACTTGAAAAGAATGGAGCAATGGATTATTCAATAGTTCTTTCAGCTACTGCATCAGAACCAGCTCCTGTTCAGTATATTGCTCCATATTCAGGTACTTCACTTGCTGAATACTTTATGTATCAGGGTAAGGATGTACTTATTGTATATGATGACTTAAGTAAACATGCCGTTGCTTACAGAGCAATGTCACTTCTACTTGAAAGATCTCCGGGTCGTGAAGCTTATCCAGGTGATGTTTTCTATCTACATTCAAGACTACTTGAAAGATCAGCAAGACTTTCTGATGAACTTGGTGGTGGCTCAATCACTGCTCTACCAATTATCGAAACTCAAGCAGGTGATGTTTCAGCTTATATTCCTACAAATGTTATTTCCATTACTGACGGTCAGATTTTCCTAGAAAGTGACCTATTTAACTCAGGTATGCGTCCAGCCGTTAATGTTGGTTTGTCAGTTTCCCGTGTTGGTGGTGCTGCTCAGACAAAGGCTATGAAGAAGGCTGCCGGTTCTATCCGTATTGACCTTGCTCAGTACAGAGAAATGGAAGTATTTACACAGTTCTCATCAGACCTAGACCCTGAAACTAAGGAACAACTTCAGTTTGGTAAAGGTCTAATGGAAATGCTAAAGCAACCTTTATGTCATCCACTTTCACTTTCACAACAGGTTATTTCACTTGTTGTTGCCGAAAACAAGCTAATGCTTGATGTTGATGTTAAGGATATTAAGCCATTCCAGATGAATATGTTAGATTACTTTGCTACTAAGCATCCTGAAATCGGTAAAGAAATTGAAGAAAAGAAAGTTCTTTCCGATGAACTAAAGGATAAAATCCTTGAAGTAGCAAAAGAATATAAGTCTATAAGTTAA
- the atpH gene encoding ATP synthase F1 subunit delta, translating into MTTTVSNYAKVLYQLNVSADSISIAEDTFAESKELMKVLCSPVIMPKKKYEIIDKIFPKDICNFIKVVSKNGRMTSINDIFKEYHNWYNKENKIVVAHLYYVVKPTEEQQEKLKAFVKKKLNASKVELELIEKPDLIGGFVIEANGHEFDRSFKNKLNALNRKLVWR; encoded by the coding sequence ATGACTACAACAGTTAGTAACTATGCTAAGGTGTTGTACCAGTTAAATGTTAGTGCTGACTCTATTAGTATTGCTGAAGATACTTTTGCCGAAAGCAAGGAACTTATGAAAGTTCTTTGCTCTCCGGTAATTATGCCAAAGAAAAAGTATGAAATTATTGATAAGATTTTTCCAAAAGATATTTGCAATTTTATCAAGGTAGTTTCAAAAAATGGCAGAATGACATCTATTAATGATATTTTCAAAGAGTATCATAATTGGTACAATAAAGAGAACAAGATTGTTGTTGCTCATCTTTATTATGTTGTGAAACCAACTGAGGAACAGCAAGAAAAGTTAAAAGCATTCGTTAAGAAAAAGCTAAATGCCAGTAAGGTTGAACTTGAACTTATTGAAAAACCTGACCTTATTGGTGGATTTGTAATTGAAGCTAACGGTCATGAATTTGACAGAAGTTTCAAGAATAAACTTAACGCATTAAATCGTAAATTAGTCTGGAGGTAA
- the atpF gene encoding F0F1 ATP synthase subunit B, producing MLNLDPWNILFTVINLLVFFCIIKFFLLKPIKKVMDQREKMIQDDLNNAAETKKAANKLKAEYEGNVQAAQDKAAEITKEAKKTAELQKNNIIASANDQAKEIVDKAQKNAQLEYDKTMSKLESEIAGLALVAATKVVKEQSSNSDTSSYDEFLGEEDK from the coding sequence ATGCTAAATTTAGATCCATGGAATATTTTATTCACAGTTATTAACTTATTAGTGTTCTTCTGTATTATTAAGTTCTTCCTTCTAAAACCTATCAAAAAGGTTATGGACCAGAGAGAAAAAATGATTCAGGATGACCTAAACAACGCAGCCGAAACAAAGAAAGCTGCTAATAAACTAAAGGCTGAGTATGAAGGTAATGTACAGGCTGCTCAAGATAAAGCAGCTGAAATTACTAAGGAAGCTAAAAAGACAGCCGAACTTCAGAAAAACAATATTATTGCTTCTGCCAATGATCAGGCAAAAGAAATTGTTGATAAAGCACAAAAGAATGCTCAGCTTGAATATGACAAGACAATGAGCAAACTTGAAAGTGAAATTGCAGGTCTTGCTCTTGTAGCAGCAACAAAGGTTGTTAAGGAACAGTCAAGCAATTCAGATACTTCTTCCTACGATGAGTTTTTAGGTGAGGAGGACAAGTAA
- the atpE gene encoding ATP synthase F0 subunit C yields MGAGIAVLTGLGAGAGIGVATSKASQSVARQPEADGKISKLLLLGSALAEATAIYGFVVGLLVILLF; encoded by the coding sequence ATGGGTGCAGGTATTGCCGTACTTACAGGTCTTGGTGCAGGTGCCGGTATCGGTGTTGCAACATCAAAGGCTTCTCAGTCAGTTGCTCGTCAACCTGAAGCAGATGGCAAAATCTCAAAGCTATTACTTCTTGGTTCAGCACTTGCAGAAGCAACAGCTATCTACGGATTTGTTGTTGGTCTTCTTGTTATTCTACTATTCTAA
- a CDS encoding F0F1 ATP synthase subunit A — protein sequence MGNIAESIQQEMTCEPVFTIPIFGGIKVYESVVVTWIIMAVFLALCLILVRNLRVKNPSRKQVFLEFCVNWLYKFVGGMVGEEGSEYVPYLISVLIYIGFSNIIGIFGFKSPTKDLAVTIALALMSIILIEGAALIKKRPKKFLKSFIEPTPIMLPFNILEIGIRPLSLCMRLFGNVLGAFVVMTLIECVVPFVVPVAFSLYFDFFDGLIQAYVFVFLTSLFIKEGIETE from the coding sequence ATGGGCAATATTGCAGAATCAATCCAACAAGAAATGACCTGTGAACCTGTGTTTACAATCCCCATCTTTGGTGGTATCAAAGTTTACGAGTCGGTTGTTGTCACTTGGATTATAATGGCAGTATTCCTTGCATTATGTCTTATTCTTGTAAGAAATCTGAGGGTGAAAAATCCTAGCAGAAAACAAGTTTTCTTAGAGTTTTGTGTAAACTGGCTCTATAAATTTGTTGGTGGAATGGTTGGAGAGGAAGGTTCAGAATATGTACCTTACTTAATATCTGTTCTTATTTATATAGGATTTAGTAACATTATAGGTATTTTTGGCTTTAAGTCACCGACAAAGGACTTGGCAGTTACCATTGCCTTAGCTCTCATGAGTATTATCCTAATTGAAGGTGCAGCTTTGATTAAGAAGCGTCCGAAAAAGTTTCTTAAGAGTTTTATTGAGCCAACACCGATTATGTTGCCCTTTAACATTCTTGAAATTGGAATAAGACCACTTTCACTTTGTATGCGACTATTTGGTAATGTTCTGGGTGCTTTTGTTGTTATGACACTTATCGAATGTGTTGTTCCATTTGTTGTACCGGTAGCATTTAGTCTATACTTTGACTTTTTTGATGGCTTGATTCAAGCCTATGTATTTGTATTCTTGACATCTTTGTTTATCAAGGAAGGTATAGAAACAGAATAA